Proteins encoded by one window of Bactrocera oleae isolate idBacOlea1 chromosome 4, idBacOlea1, whole genome shotgun sequence:
- the Rrp1 gene encoding recombination repair protein 1 → MLKKKKDLTFVMSFSRLLFSILHPPFLCSANCVRQIFFRLQESKFASSKYKTKIIVYNFEPTSITKRYQGNFPLIIPLQLLRSEAKMAKLAKVVEGQKPLDNGNEEGVVSSSSGFLSGDEDPVISTKGKGRGRKAKKEAVKEVDIIPPENAEKIVKAVVTVRGRKKLSNDEEISNAINSLDYDTKVAKKPATTTKGRGKKTATEELSQAVENISEETMEVVAPAKRGRKAVAAKIVKTSDDKNTEINVAPAPKGRGKGKKITAATAVDIKEPIAVLSIAEESGSKQKKQKKSGNDILKEKSAETVQLVKEDKKKKISKSTKVKAEPIETDNEAEPEAIVDAKKPKAKGRQPKQEEIEPNNEPETIVEKAKSKGRQPKQEQKELVVKDLLEKSTEKRLKGKAATKRKATNKDPVADILIEKTAELNVETKEEDIKPTTNKISKKEPKEKKAAKETKPRARAAKTQKKSAEEELENGVTEEDKRPKGRKRAAAIADDDEVDGAKPTKAKKAKAPLMNATTTKYNKEDFILPPKEDGVEQFNFKISSWNVAGLRSWLNKDGLRFLEYESPDIFCLQEIKCTIDQLPEEVARIPGYHPYWLCMPGGYAGVAIYSKIMPINVVYGIDNEEFDEVGRMITAEYEKFFLINVYVPNSGRKLVNLEARMRWEKLFQQYVKQLDAVKPVVICGDMNVSHQAIDLANPKTNTRSAGFTQEERDKMSELLALGFVDTFRHLYPDRLGAYTYWTYMANARSRNVGWRLDYYIVSERFTKRVVDNCIRAQVMGSDHCPITLFLKI, encoded by the exons ATGCTCAAGAAGAAGAAGGATTTGACATTTGTTATGTCGTTTTCGCGCCTCTTGTTCAGCATTTTACATCCTCCTTTTTTGTGTAGTGCAAATTGTGTCCggcaaatatttttcagattGCAGGAAAGTAAGTTTGCTAgttcaaaatataaaactaaaatcatagtatataattttgaaCCAACAAGTATTACTAAACGCTACCAAGGAAATTTTCCGCTAATAATTCCGTTGCAATTATTACGAAGTGAAGCAAAAATGGCAAAGTTAGCTAAAGTGGTTGAAGGACAAAAGCCACTGGACAATGGTAATGAAGAGGGTGTTGTGTCTTCGTCAAGCGGATTTTTGAGTGGTGATGAAGACCCTGTAATTTCCACTAAGGGTAAAGGACGCGGCCGTAAAGCTAAAAAAGAGGCGGTTAAAGAAGTAGACATCATACCGCCtgaaaatgcagaaaaaattgtaaaagccgTTGTCACCGTCAGAGGACGCAAAAAGTTATCAAATGATGAGGAAATATCAAATGCTATAAATTCTTTGGACTATGATACGAAAGTTGCGAAAAAGCCAGCTACAACAACTAAAGGTCGTGGCAAGAAAACTGCAACAGAGGAGCTCTCACAAGCGGTGGAGAATATCAGTGAAGAGACTATGGAAGTTGTGGCACCAGCCAAACGAGGACGGAAAGCGGTGGCAgcaaaaattgtgaaaacatCTGATGACAAAAATACAGAAATTAATGTAGCGCCGGCACCGAAGGGAAGAg gaaaaggaaaaaaaattactgctGCAACTGCTGTAGATATTAAGGAACCCATTGCAGTCCTGTCAATTGCTGAAGAGTCCGgtagcaaacaaaaaaagcaaaaaaaatcggGCAATGATATTCTAAAAGAAAAAAGTGCCGAAACTGTACAGCTAGTAAAGGaggataaaaaaaagaaaatttctaaGAGCACCAAAGTCAAAGCGGAGCCAATTGAAACAGACAACGAAGCAGAACCAGAAGCAATTGTGGATGCAAAGAAGCCCAAGGCAAAAGGTAGACAGCCAAAACAAGAGGAAATTGAACCAAACAATGAACCAGAGACAATTGTGGAAAAAGCAAAGTCAAAAGGCAGACAGCCAAAACAGGAGCAAAAGGAGTTAGTTGTTAAAGATTTATTGGAAAAATCGACGGAGAAACGTTTAAAAGGAAAGGCAGCTACTAAACGCAAAGCTACCAACAAGGACCCAGTAGCAgacattttaattgaaaaaactgCAGAATTGAATGTAGAGACGAAAGAGGAGGATATTAAGCCCACCACtaata agaTATCCAAAAAAGAACCGAAGGAAAAGAAAGCGGCAAAGGAAACCAAACCTAGAGCAAGAGCAGCCAAAACTCAGAAAAAGAGCGCCGAGGAAGAATTGGAAAATG GTGTCACAGAAGAGGATAAGAGACCCAAAGGTCGAAAGAGGGCTGCTGCCATCGCTGACGATGATGAGGTCGATGGAGCTAAGC CTACAAAAGCAAAGAAAGCAAAAGCGCCTTTAATGAATGCAACTACAACTAAATACAATAAAGAAGACTTCATATTGCCACCAAAAGAAGATGGAGTAgagcaatttaattttaaaatttctagttGGAATGTGGCTGGATTGCGTTCATGGTTAAATAAAGATGGCTTACGCTTTTTGGAATACGAATCACCAGACATTTTTTGCTTGCAG gaAATTAAATGCACCATAGATCAACTGCCGGAGGAAGTTGCCCGTATACCAGGTTATCATCCCTATTGGCTTTGCATGCCCGGCGGTTATGCAGGCGTGGCTATATATTCGAAAATTATGCCCATTAATGTGGTATATGGCATTGATAATGAAGAGTTTGACGAAGTTGGTCGCATGATTACAGCTGAGTATGAAAAATTCTTTCTGATCAATGTTTATGTGCCAAATTCTGGACGGAAGCTGGTAAATTTGGAGGCACGTATGCGCTGGGAAAAACTCTTTCAGCAGTACGTGAAACAGTTGGATGCCGTAAAGCCTGTTGTCATATGCGGTGATATGAACGTATCACATCAGGCCATAGATTTggcaaatccaaaaaccaataCACGTAGTGCCGGTTTTACACAGGAGGAACGCGACAAAATGTCTGAATTATTGGCACTTGGTTTTGTTGATACATTTAGACACTTGTATCCGGATCGCTTAGGTGCTTACACATATTGGACATACATGGCAAATGCACGATCGCGAAATGTTGGCTGGCGCTTAGATTATTATATTGTTTCGGAACGTTTCACTAAACGAGTAGTGGATAACTGTATCCGTGCGCAGGTAATGGGCAGCGACCACTGTCCAATCAcactgtttttgaaaatttaa
- the Spn55B gene encoding serine protease inhibitor 42Dd — protein sequence MFDFNLQFARGGATVTTELFELLSAGGVKQNIVFSPFSIQTCAALAFAGASGETADQIAEGLKFVSNLHPEVASTFAFVFDKYKNSELLKIANKVYVQQGHDLKPDYQTDLKESYNAETENVNFEESENAASVINSWVEDKTAGKIKDLVHASAFSALTRLVLLNALHFKGLWAHKFDEEQTAEDDFWISEEESVKVQYMNQKAKFGYGYFEELDCQALELPYKDSDLSMLVLLPNEREGLKTLAEKLKSVNLVDLAGDLGADEDVVVQFPKFKVEFEVELTETLKKLGISKIFSEDAEFSNMLESSENLQVSNVFHKAVIEVNEEGTEAAAATAMIMMARCILMPLQFVADRPFFYAIWNKRNILFAGAFVNAP from the exons ATGTTCGATTTCAATCTACAATTTGCCCGTGGTGGAGCAACTGTTACCACGGAGCTCTTCGAATTACTCTCAGCCGGTGGTGTAAAGCAAAATATTGTCTTCTCTCCCTTTTCCATTCAGACCTGTGCTGCATTGGCATTTGCCGGTGCCAGTGGAGAAACCGCTGATCAAATCGCTGAAGGTTTGAAATTTGTGTCGAATTTGCATCCGGAAGTAGCTTCAACTTTCGCATTTGTTTTTGACAAATACAAGAATagtgaattgttgaaaattgcCAACAAAGTGTACGTTCAGCAGGGACATGACTTGAAACCAGACTACCAAACAGACTTAAAAGAAAGTTATAATGCTGAAACTGAGAATGTTAACTTTGAGGAAAGCGAAAATGCTGCTTCCGTTATAAATTCTTGGGTTGAAGATAAAACGGCTGGAAAAATAAAAGATCTCGTGCACGCATCGGCTTTCAGTGCATTAACCCGCCTGGTTTTATTGAATGCACTGCATTTCAAAGGTTTATGGGCGCATAAATTTGATGAGGAACAAACCGCTGAGGATGATTTTTGGATATCCGAAGAGGAATCAGTTAAAGTGCAATACATGAATCAAAAAGCGAAATTTGGCTATGGCTACTTTGAAGAGTTGGACTGCCAGGCTCTTGAACTGCCTTACAAAGATTCCGATCTATCAATGCTAGTACTTTTGCCTAATGAACGAGAAGGCCTCAAAACTCTTGCCGAGAAACTGAAATCAGTAAATTTGGTCGATTTAGCTGGCGATCTAGGTGCCGATGAGGACGTTGTGGTTCAATTTCCAAAGTTTAAGGTGGAATTCGAAGTAGAATTGACGGAAACACTGAAGAAG CTGGGTATAAGCAAAATCTTCAGCGAGGATGCTGAGtttagcaacatgttggaaTCATCCGAGAATCTGCAAGTATCCAATGTTTTCCATAAGGCGGTTATTGAGGTGAACGAAGAGGGCACCGAAGCAGCGGCCGCCACTG CAATGATAATGATGGCTCGTTGCATTCTCATGCCACTGCAGTTTGTTGCTGATCGCCCGTTCTTCTATGCTATTTGGAATAAGAGAAATATTCTATTTGCTGGTGCATTTGTCAATGCGCCTTAA
- the S2P gene encoding membrane-bound transcription factor site-2 protease, which produces MDPWIFLGVIVVLYCVCFFIDRLFKSCMHYPYDAFLKNTGLTVQFMRLRWHTTAFNRAMLRWGNNSGWMRLWLTRSYTVGVLVSLSLLPIGIILLFITIFNGENNSTANVGTSGATLNGPGAESGVLQNAPKVEILLPGVNLPLEEIGYYALTLLLCTIVHEFGHALAAVQEDIPVIGFGFQLYLCLPFAYTEISTEHLNALKWFKKLRIICAGIWHNFLFACFCYLLLSTLSYVAAPFYTVDHGVVVTDMTRNSPLVGTAGKGLITGDIVTQINDCKVNTESDWYDCLRRSIRGPHLGYCVSHDFIRYNDESIEISHHSADGMLQCCDERNVKLCCFESVAEGLNSLETAGITDTAEHAQIPQHVCLDVRRTIEDSHGFCGGGVGKSSKSSRDSFCQSGFCLRPLLRNTTTILTFKRTSGGTKSQLTKLRDVIYIGHPADVSSTVRISPFVPRQSYVSPQWGDTYALFLKYNVIFSFGQALLNAIPCFGLDGYHITSTIVHSFLVQRVTERPKRDFIALLVAGTGTILFGSALLKVLWMSVIRFLY; this is translated from the exons ATGGATCCCTGGATTTTTCTTGGCGTTATTGTGGTGCTTTACTGCGTTTGTTTTTTCATTGATCGCCTGTTCAAG AGCTGTATGCACTATCCATATGATGCATTTCTGAAAAATACTGGCCTGACAGTGCAATTTATGCGCCTGCGTTGGCACACAACTGCATTTAATCGTGCCATGCTACGATGGGGCAACAATAGCGGTTGGATGCGTCTATGGCTCACACGTAGCTACACTGTCGGCGTCTTGGTGTCCTTGTCGTTGTTACCAATtggtataattttgttatttataacaatatttaatgGCGAAAATAATAGTACAGCAAATGTCGGCACCAGCGGTGCTACTCTGAATGGACCAGGCGCCGAAAGTGGGGTACTACAAAATGCACCAAAAGTGGAAATTTTATTGCCGGGTGTTAATTTACCACTCGAGGAAATTGGTTATTATGCATTAACTTTACTCTTATGTACAATAGTACACGAATTCGGACACGCTTTGGCGGCGGTGCAAGAAGATATACCGGTGATTGGATTTGGGTTTCAA CTTTACCTGTGCCTACCGTTCGCATATACCGAGATCTCTACGGAACACCTGAATGCACTAAAATGGTTCAAGAAGCTGCGTATTATCTGCGCTGGCATTTGGCataactttttatttgcttgcttcTGCTACTTGCTCCTCTCCACGTTGAGTTACGTTGCCGCTCCGTTTTACACGGTAGACCATGGCGTTGTGGTTACAGATATGACACGCAATTCTCCGCTGGTTGGCACAGCAGGCAAAGGACTAATAACTGGTGATATTGTTACACAAATTAACGACTGCAAAGTAAACACAGAGTCAGATTGGTACGATTGCCTTCGACGTTCGATACGCGGCCCACATCTGGGGTACTGTGTTTCCCATGATTTTATACGATACAACGATGAAAGCATCGAAATCTCACATCACAGCGCCGATGGCATGCTACAATGTTGTGATGAACGCAACGTAAAACTTTGTTGCTTTGAGTCTGTCGCTGAAGGCCTTAATAGCTTGGAAACTGCGGGAATTACAGATACAGCCGAACACGCACAAATACCGCAACATGTTTGTCTAGATGTACGCCGGACAATAGAAGACTCGCATGGTTTCTGTGGCGGTGGCGTTGGCAAAAGCAGCAAATCGAGTAGAGACAGTTTTTGTCAGAGTGGTTTCTGCTTGCGTCCTTTACTACGCAACACAACTACGATTTTAACATTCAAACGCACAAGCGGCGGCACCAAAAGCCAACTAACAAAATTGCGCGATGTCATCTATATTGGACATCCAGCTGACGTTTCGAGTACAGTGCGGATATCACCTTTTGTGCCGCGTCAGTCCTATGTGTCACCCCAATGGGGAGATACTTACGCTCTCTTCCTCAAATATAATGTGATTTTCAGTTTTGGTCAAGCGCTTCTAAACGCCATACCATGCTTTGGTCTTGATGGCTATCACATCACAAGCACTATCGTACACAGTTTTCTAGTTCAGCGCGTAACTGAACGCCCAAAACGCGATTTTATAGCATTACTAGTCGCTGGCACAGGCACGATACTGTTTGGTTCAGCGCTTTTGAAAGTGCTTTGGATGAGTGTGATACGATTTCTATACTAG
- the LOC106616848 gene encoding LYR motif-containing protein 2, with product MTKLPQTALNLKQFMLRQEVLKLYREIFRTIRLVPDKSNQRELRDWARHDFRTHSGQTDELAIKMMLQYGRRSLTELQTSLDLSGISKEKAKSGVAEESKRTYSEEIKS from the exons ATGACAAAATTACCGCAAACTGCATTAAACTTGAAACag TTCATGCTTCGTCAGGAGGTGCTTAAACTATATCGTGAAATATTTCGCACCATAAGACTGGTGCCCGACAAGAGCAACCAGCGAGAATTACGTGACTGGGCGCGTCACGATTTTCGTACGCATAGCGGACAAACAGATGAATTGGCTATTAAAATGATGCTGCAATACGGACGTAGAAGTCTTACTGAGCTGCAGACAAGTTTGGATCTGAGTGGCATAAGTAAGGAGAAAGCAAAGAGTGGAGTAGCGGAAGAAAGTAAGAGAACATACAGTGAAGAAATCAAAAGTTAA